One window of Mangrovibacterium diazotrophicum genomic DNA carries:
- a CDS encoding FecR family protein has translation MAEEKIIENIVNEFLDHEYPEEIQLEFQEWILNSQNRKEKDDALMKYATGLNPEFDHQLFSEKLQKVNETIDRKKNRYNKRLFIQISSIAAASLVLIVSTYLLTVKYAAVANNEVFITSSHSKGEFQLPDGSKVILNASSRLEVPADFSDNNRHVHLDGEGYFNIKKDPDHAFNIASEHVDIKVVGTIFNMKSYSSSEYAEVVLERGLVEVTGKSIFKPIRMVPGERLVIDKSVELNEVYVPNYTSWTGKQLLIDNLPLKDILVNLEHWYNVEFEVTGKFDPSPRLTFVVYNESLDNVLEQIAMLTPFKYKISNNVVYYHSE, from the coding sequence ATGGCCGAAGAGAAAATAATTGAGAATATTGTGAATGAGTTCCTGGATCATGAATACCCGGAGGAGATTCAACTCGAATTTCAGGAGTGGATTTTGAATTCTCAGAACAGGAAGGAGAAGGATGATGCGCTGATGAAATATGCTACTGGATTAAATCCAGAGTTTGATCATCAGTTATTTAGTGAAAAGTTGCAAAAGGTTAATGAGACTATTGACCGGAAAAAAAATCGTTATAACAAGCGCTTGTTTATTCAGATTTCATCCATTGCTGCTGCATCCTTGGTGTTGATTGTCTCCACATACCTTTTAACTGTTAAATATGCAGCTGTAGCCAACAATGAAGTTTTTATAACCTCTTCCCATTCAAAAGGAGAGTTCCAGTTACCAGATGGTTCAAAAGTCATATTGAATGCTTCCAGCCGTTTGGAGGTGCCAGCTGATTTCAGCGATAATAACAGACACGTGCATCTCGATGGCGAAGGATATTTCAATATCAAAAAAGATCCGGATCACGCGTTTAATATCGCTTCAGAGCATGTTGATATTAAAGTTGTAGGGACAATTTTTAATATGAAATCTTATTCGTCGAGTGAATATGCTGAAGTGGTTCTAGAGCGTGGACTGGTTGAAGTTACCGGGAAAAGTATATTCAAGCCAATTCGAATGGTTCCAGGTGAAAGATTAGTTATTGATAAATCAGTTGAGTTAAATGAGGTCTATGTGCCCAATTATACCAGTTGGACGGGTAAACAATTGCTCATTGATAACCTACCTTTAAAAGATATTCTTGTGAACCTTGAGCACTGGTACAACGTGGAGTTTGAGGTAACCGGCAAATTTGACCCGAGTCCCCGTCTTACATTTGTGGTCTATAATGAAAGCTTGGATAACGTGTTAGAGCAGATTGCGATGTTGACTCCTTTTAAGTACAAGATTTCAAATAACGTTGTTTACTATCATTCAGAATAG
- a CDS encoding RNA polymerase sigma-70 factor has protein sequence MYNERNLLESLAKGDRQAYNLLYLMYAPKVEVFVEKLVKNKETAEDITHNVFLQVWEKKDIISKVNSFNQYVFKMARNSVFDLFDHNLIKMRYKKSIESKGSFSVLRTESEEEIHTKDLSMLIDLTINRMPPKRKIVFLMSRKEGLSHKEIAEKLNISTRTVENHLAQAREEIRRVIS, from the coding sequence ATGTATAATGAACGTAATCTACTGGAATCTTTGGCTAAAGGCGATCGACAGGCATATAACTTACTTTATTTAATGTATGCACCTAAAGTTGAAGTTTTTGTCGAGAAGTTGGTGAAGAATAAAGAAACTGCAGAGGATATTACCCATAATGTTTTCCTCCAGGTTTGGGAGAAGAAGGACATTATATCAAAGGTAAATTCATTTAATCAGTATGTTTTTAAGATGGCTCGGAATTCAGTATTTGACCTTTTTGATCATAATTTAATAAAAATGAGGTATAAGAAGTCAATTGAGAGCAAAGGTAGTTTCTCTGTTCTAAGAACTGAGTCAGAAGAAGAGATTCATACAAAAGATCTGTCAATGTTGATCGATTTGACAATTAACCGAATGCCTCCGAAGAGGAAGATTGTGTTTTTGATGAGCCGCAAGGAAGGTTTATCGCACAAGGAGATAGCTGAGAAACTGAATATAAGTACGAGAACAGTCGAAAATCATTTAGCCCAGGCTAGAGAAGAGATTCGTAGGGTGATATCTTGA
- a CDS encoding sugar-binding domain-containing protein, whose amino-acid sequence MKLKLIFPLLLCLLGIGSLHAQPGFGEAMLTNKDWKFVLKDVENGQQPGLDDSRWQSIDLPHDWSVKGQLSPTLASATGYLPGGIGWYRKHVEIPADKKGEKVYLFFGGVYNRSEVFVNGVSLGKRPNGYISFMYDATPYINFGEENVIAVRVDHSQSADSRWYTGSGIYRDVWVVYANPVHIAEWGVYAYPEQLGKGYQLQVEVNVDNGSSESSALTVKNELFDKAGKLVARSSGKLKVDASQSGKTQTALKVASPELWSLDTPNLYTLKTSVYRGKDLIDETKTTTGFRHFTFDANKGFALNGESMKVKGVCLHHDAGVLGSAVPREVWKRRLITLKEIGVNAIRTSHNPQAPDLYELCDELGLLVLDEAFDEWEYPKRKWLQGWNVGTPGFEGTFDFFDEWGEKDLVDQVKRDRNHLSIFAWSIGNEVDYPNDPYSHPVLAGGAETGFTQPIFGGYKKDAPDAMRLGVIAERLVKVVKQYDQSRPTTAGLAGVAMSNQTGYPFALDITGYNYTESLYDHDHAKYPNRVLFGSENRHDLAAWKAVTSRDFVFGQFLWTGIDYLGESGSWPSRGFYSGLLDFGGFIKPRGYYRQSLWSDKPMAYLGTYPTPGHGSKSQMKDVWSQLDAENVSGDYEEKVPSMDAWPIWNYPKGELIRVVCYTNAAQAELHLNGKVVGEKKPYNSETGIIFWDIPYQDGKLEVIGLDADGQQVSSDAIQSSGRPYAIKVIEGDKTVGKNGVAQIAIQIVDENGVPVMLSDDDVTCQILGDAKLLGLEASNNEDMGDYTDNKQRVFHGRLIAYVRAGEQPGEVKFKFSANWLKAAETQFTVE is encoded by the coding sequence ATGAAGCTGAAATTAATATTCCCGCTTTTGCTTTGCCTGCTTGGCATTGGCTCGTTGCACGCTCAACCCGGATTTGGCGAAGCGATGCTCACAAACAAAGATTGGAAATTTGTGCTGAAGGATGTCGAAAACGGGCAGCAGCCCGGTTTGGACGATAGCCGTTGGCAATCCATTGATCTGCCTCACGACTGGAGCGTGAAAGGACAGTTAAGTCCGACATTGGCCAGTGCTACCGGCTATTTACCAGGAGGTATTGGCTGGTATCGCAAGCACGTGGAAATTCCCGCCGATAAAAAAGGTGAAAAAGTATACCTGTTTTTCGGGGGCGTTTACAATAGAAGCGAGGTGTTCGTGAACGGTGTATCGCTGGGCAAGCGGCCCAACGGGTACATTTCTTTCATGTACGATGCAACGCCTTACATCAATTTTGGGGAGGAGAATGTGATTGCTGTTCGGGTGGATCACAGCCAGTCGGCCGATTCGCGCTGGTACACCGGCTCTGGTATTTATCGCGACGTTTGGGTGGTGTATGCCAACCCGGTTCATATTGCCGAGTGGGGCGTTTATGCTTACCCGGAGCAACTAGGGAAAGGCTATCAGCTGCAGGTTGAAGTGAACGTTGACAACGGTTCTTCTGAGTCCTCTGCTTTGACAGTGAAAAACGAACTGTTTGACAAAGCAGGCAAACTGGTTGCCAGGTCATCCGGCAAATTGAAGGTTGACGCCAGCCAGTCGGGCAAAACTCAAACTGCATTGAAAGTGGCAAGCCCTGAACTTTGGTCACTGGATACACCGAATTTATATACGCTGAAAACATCCGTTTACCGCGGAAAAGATTTAATTGACGAAACTAAAACAACAACCGGTTTCCGCCATTTTACCTTCGATGCGAATAAAGGTTTTGCGTTGAATGGCGAATCGATGAAAGTGAAAGGTGTTTGCTTACACCACGATGCCGGTGTGTTGGGATCGGCCGTTCCTCGTGAAGTATGGAAAAGAAGACTGATCACCTTAAAAGAAATTGGCGTAAACGCCATCCGCACCAGTCATAATCCACAAGCTCCGGATTTATATGAGTTGTGCGATGAGCTTGGTTTACTTGTTTTAGATGAAGCATTTGATGAGTGGGAATATCCGAAACGCAAATGGCTGCAAGGCTGGAATGTTGGTACTCCCGGTTTCGAGGGAACGTTCGATTTCTTTGATGAATGGGGTGAGAAAGATTTAGTGGATCAGGTAAAACGTGATCGAAACCATCTTTCTATCTTCGCCTGGAGCATTGGTAACGAAGTCGATTACCCGAATGACCCTTATTCGCACCCGGTGCTGGCCGGCGGTGCGGAAACGGGTTTCACCCAACCAATTTTCGGAGGTTATAAGAAGGATGCACCCGATGCCATGCGACTTGGAGTTATTGCCGAGCGCCTGGTGAAAGTGGTGAAGCAGTATGATCAATCGCGCCCGACGACTGCCGGTTTAGCGGGTGTGGCCATGTCAAACCAAACCGGCTACCCATTTGCGTTGGATATCACCGGATATAATTACACCGAAAGTTTGTACGATCACGATCACGCCAAATATCCGAACCGCGTGTTGTTTGGAAGCGAGAACCGTCATGATTTGGCGGCGTGGAAAGCGGTAACATCTCGTGATTTTGTGTTTGGCCAATTCTTGTGGACAGGAATCGATTACCTCGGCGAATCCGGCAGTTGGCCGTCACGTGGTTTCTATTCAGGACTGCTCGATTTCGGTGGTTTCATTAAGCCTCGTGGTTATTACCGTCAGTCGCTATGGTCGGACAAACCCATGGCTTACCTGGGAACCTACCCAACACCGGGACATGGCAGCAAGAGCCAGATGAAAGATGTTTGGTCGCAACTGGATGCTGAAAATGTGAGCGGAGATTACGAAGAGAAAGTACCTTCGATGGACGCCTGGCCAATCTGGAACTACCCGAAAGGCGAATTGATTCGCGTGGTTTGCTATACCAATGCAGCACAAGCCGAACTACATCTGAATGGTAAAGTTGTTGGAGAGAAGAAACCCTACAATTCCGAAACCGGAATCATTTTCTGGGATATTCCTTACCAGGATGGCAAGCTCGAAGTGATTGGTTTGGATGCCGATGGCCAACAAGTGAGTAGCGATGCAATTCAATCTTCAGGCCGGCCATATGCCATCAAAGTTATCGAAGGAGATAAAACCGTCGGCAAGAACGGTGTAGCCCAGATTGCCATTCAGATTGTTGACGAAAATGGCGTCCCTGTAATGTTGTCGGACGACGATGTTACTTGCCAGATTTTGGGTGATGCCAAACTACTCGGTCTCGAGGCCAGTAACAACGAAGATATGGGTGATTACACCGATAACAAGCAGCGTGTATTCCACGGACGCTTGATTGCCTATGTCCGTGCTGGCGAACAACCGGGTGAGGTGAAATTTAAATTCTCAGCCAATTGGTTGAAGGCAGCTGAAACACAATTTACAGTGGAATAG
- a CDS encoding family 43 glycosylhydrolase, translating into MDKSKTGLITAITKCFLVFAGLISFVSCKTQPLQTDAYLFVYFTGNGPGEEAIRYAVSTDGYNYRALNDNQPVLDSKKISTSGGVRDPHILRGADDKTFYMVATDLYVPEQGWNNFAMILMKSTDLINWETSVINIPNTYPDQFADVDRVWAPQTIYDEVTGKYMVYFSMKDKGNHPDIIYYAYANKDFTGLEEAPKQLYFPPVESNTKACIDGDIIPYEGKFYLFHKAEDGDPGIKLAISDKLTEGYQLVSDKRVDSQTVPVEGSGIFKLNNTNEYILMYDMYTSGRYQFTKSADLQHFSVIDEEISMNFHPRHGTVLPITTEEYNRLMTTYGKADDLFIAATSDQLKKNNVAINGEKKTIHLPVKVGTDLTAFDPMITAWKGITVAPEGPQDFSKGPVEYTFTIVGQDPVTYLLTAAEDHNPALVGFYADPQVLYSQKTGKYYIYPTSDGFTGWSGYYFKVFSSDDLVNWKDEGKILDMKAGDVPWADGSSWAPTIVEKKVGDDYKYYYYFSGNYVAGGGKQIGVAVADNPTGPFVAEKEPMITESPVGWGQQIDPCAFIDPASGKSYIYWGNGYLAAAELNDDMISIKPKTIKVLTPDGGTLEDYAFREGVYVIYREGTYYFMWSVDDTGSANYHVAYGTSKSPMGPIKVAEKPIVLIQDAANGIYGTGHHSVVKVPGKDEWYIVYHRINNKHLSDGPGYHREVCIDKMEFNADGTIKQVSPTVKGISPVE; encoded by the coding sequence ATGGACAAATCAAAGACCGGATTAATAACTGCAATTACAAAATGTTTCCTGGTTTTCGCGGGACTTATTTCGTTTGTTTCGTGCAAGACACAGCCCCTTCAAACTGATGCTTACTTATTTGTTTATTTCACCGGAAATGGTCCGGGTGAGGAAGCGATCCGCTATGCGGTTAGTACCGATGGCTACAACTACCGGGCATTAAATGACAATCAACCAGTATTGGATTCAAAGAAAATCAGCACCTCGGGTGGTGTACGCGACCCGCATATTCTGCGCGGTGCCGATGATAAAACCTTTTACATGGTGGCTACCGATTTGTACGTGCCGGAACAGGGCTGGAACAATTTTGCCATGATCCTGATGAAATCGACAGACCTGATAAACTGGGAAACGTCGGTGATTAACATTCCGAATACTTACCCCGATCAGTTTGCTGATGTGGACCGTGTTTGGGCCCCACAAACCATTTACGATGAAGTTACTGGCAAGTACATGGTTTACTTTTCGATGAAAGACAAAGGCAATCACCCGGATATCATTTATTACGCTTATGCCAACAAGGATTTTACAGGCTTGGAGGAAGCACCCAAACAGCTGTATTTCCCACCAGTTGAAAGCAATACCAAAGCGTGTATCGATGGCGATATCATTCCTTATGAAGGTAAATTCTACCTGTTTCACAAGGCAGAAGATGGAGACCCCGGAATTAAACTGGCTATTTCCGATAAGCTGACGGAAGGTTACCAGCTGGTAAGCGACAAACGTGTAGATAGCCAAACGGTGCCTGTTGAGGGTAGTGGTATTTTCAAACTGAATAATACGAACGAGTACATTCTGATGTACGACATGTACACCAGCGGTCGCTACCAGTTTACAAAGAGTGCGGATCTGCAACACTTTTCTGTAATTGACGAAGAAATCTCGATGAACTTTCACCCGCGGCACGGCACGGTATTGCCGATTACTACGGAAGAATACAACCGGTTGATGACAACTTATGGCAAAGCGGACGATTTGTTTATCGCAGCCACTTCTGATCAATTGAAAAAGAACAATGTGGCAATCAACGGCGAGAAAAAGACCATTCACCTTCCGGTGAAAGTTGGAACCGATCTAACCGCGTTCGACCCAATGATCACAGCCTGGAAAGGCATCACTGTTGCACCGGAAGGTCCGCAGGATTTCTCCAAAGGTCCGGTTGAATATACCTTCACCATTGTCGGACAGGATCCGGTGACCTACTTGCTTACAGCTGCAGAAGATCATAACCCCGCATTGGTTGGCTTTTATGCCGACCCGCAAGTGTTGTACTCACAAAAGACAGGCAAATATTACATCTATCCAACTTCTGATGGTTTTACAGGATGGTCAGGTTACTACTTCAAGGTGTTTTCATCTGATGACCTGGTGAACTGGAAAGATGAAGGTAAAATCCTGGATATGAAAGCTGGCGACGTGCCATGGGCTGATGGCAGCTCCTGGGCGCCAACCATTGTTGAAAAGAAAGTGGGTGACGACTATAAGTACTACTATTATTTCAGTGGGAACTATGTTGCGGGCGGCGGGAAGCAAATTGGCGTGGCAGTAGCCGACAATCCAACTGGTCCGTTCGTGGCTGAAAAAGAGCCTATGATTACCGAATCTCCTGTTGGTTGGGGACAGCAAATTGACCCTTGCGCCTTTATCGATCCGGCTTCCGGAAAGTCCTATATTTACTGGGGCAACGGTTACCTGGCAGCAGCTGAGCTGAATGACGATATGATTTCGATAAAGCCAAAAACAATCAAGGTTTTAACGCCCGACGGAGGTACACTCGAAGACTATGCTTTCCGTGAAGGAGTATACGTCATTTACCGCGAAGGAACTTACTACTTTATGTGGTCGGTTGACGATACCGGTTCCGCAAACTATCATGTGGCCTACGGTACTTCCAAATCACCAATGGGGCCAATTAAAGTAGCAGAAAAACCAATTGTGTTGATTCAGGATGCCGCCAATGGCATTTACGGTACTGGTCACCACTCCGTCGTAAAGGTTCCCGGTAAAGATGAATGGTACATCGTTTATCACCGCATCAATAACAAACATTTAAGTGATGGTCCCGGATACCACCGCGAAGTTTGCATTGACAAAATGGAATTCAATGCCGACGGTACAATTAAACAAGTATCACCTACTGTAAAAGGAATTTCTCCTGTTGAATAA
- a CDS encoding NPCBM/NEW2 domain-containing protein gives MKRVIFLSTFLIIILSLFSCSNTKTPGDKTDSFHQWAITPPMGWNSWDCFGPSVVEDEVKANADYMAANLKDYGWEYVVVDIRWYVDNQTTGHYNAYDNSTFILDEYGRYMPSPTRFPSAANGAGFKPLADYIHSLGLKFGIHIMRGVPKEAVFNKMPIKGTDKTAADIYSIDTECTWLQDNYTVVAGKEGAQEYYNSIFDLYASWGLDFVKVDDLSRPYHANEIEMIRKAIDQTGRPIVFSMSPGATPVEEHEHATAHANMWRTIDDFWDNWAQLNYSFEKCAEWAPYIQPGAWPDADMLPMGKFIRGERATDRYTKFTADEQYTLMTLWTMFKSPLMFGGNMPDNDEFTNSLLTNREVLDVHAHSVNNKQWFNENDLIGWTADDPDTGDKLVAVFNSAGDGFITTKDLLYRSGTVSRLTDGYGEKIDIDLPKGSTQLYLIVNDGGDGHACDHADWINPTIYQDNGDSISLTSLNWEFASAGWGEVALNKSLSGNPLQVKETTYEKGIGTHSQSIIKYKIPENTVRFKAFAGLDQGGTSQHGGATVEFMISTEDPAPGEVDAVAIPINMEELGFTGECKIRDLWAKKDLGTYSGSGFAPTINYHGAGLYRISPLSK, from the coding sequence ATGAAAAGAGTTATTTTTTTAAGCACGTTTTTAATAATTATACTTTCTCTGTTCTCTTGTTCGAATACGAAAACGCCAGGAGATAAAACAGATTCCTTTCATCAATGGGCGATAACGCCGCCAATGGGGTGGAACAGCTGGGATTGCTTTGGCCCTTCGGTAGTTGAAGATGAGGTAAAAGCGAATGCAGATTACATGGCTGCCAACCTGAAGGATTACGGCTGGGAATATGTTGTTGTGGATATCCGTTGGTATGTTGATAACCAGACGACAGGGCATTACAACGCCTACGACAATTCAACCTTTATTCTGGATGAATACGGACGTTATATGCCGTCGCCAACACGGTTCCCTTCGGCAGCGAATGGAGCAGGATTTAAGCCGCTGGCTGACTATATCCATAGCCTTGGACTAAAGTTTGGGATTCACATTATGCGGGGTGTACCGAAAGAAGCCGTTTTTAATAAAATGCCAATCAAAGGAACAGATAAAACTGCAGCTGATATTTATTCGATCGACACGGAATGTACCTGGCTGCAGGATAATTACACCGTTGTTGCCGGTAAAGAAGGAGCACAGGAATATTACAACTCTATTTTCGATTTATATGCTTCGTGGGGATTGGATTTCGTCAAGGTTGATGATCTTTCGCGCCCTTACCACGCAAATGAAATTGAGATGATTCGCAAAGCCATCGATCAAACTGGACGTCCGATTGTGTTCAGCATGTCACCTGGTGCAACTCCCGTTGAAGAGCATGAACATGCTACAGCGCATGCAAACATGTGGCGCACCATCGACGATTTTTGGGATAACTGGGCGCAGCTGAACTATTCATTTGAAAAATGTGCCGAATGGGCACCCTACATCCAACCCGGTGCCTGGCCTGATGCAGATATGCTTCCCATGGGGAAATTCATTCGTGGCGAACGAGCCACCGACCGTTACACAAAGTTCACTGCAGACGAGCAATATACGTTGATGACACTTTGGACGATGTTCAAGTCGCCATTGATGTTTGGTGGTAACATGCCGGATAACGATGAATTCACAAATTCACTATTAACCAACCGCGAAGTTCTGGATGTACATGCCCACTCTGTGAACAACAAGCAATGGTTTAACGAGAATGACCTGATTGGCTGGACGGCAGACGATCCGGATACCGGTGATAAGTTAGTAGCCGTATTCAATAGTGCCGGCGATGGTTTTATTACAACAAAAGATTTGTTGTATCGCAGCGGCACCGTTTCGAGGCTGACCGACGGATATGGAGAAAAGATCGATATTGATCTTCCTAAAGGAAGTACTCAGTTATACCTGATTGTGAATGATGGCGGTGACGGTCATGCCTGCGACCACGCCGATTGGATCAACCCAACAATCTACCAGGATAACGGTGATTCGATCAGCCTGACCAGTCTGAACTGGGAGTTCGCTTCGGCTGGATGGGGAGAGGTGGCTTTGAATAAAAGTCTATCAGGTAATCCACTACAGGTCAAGGAAACCACTTACGAAAAAGGAATTGGAACGCATTCGCAATCGATTATCAAATACAAGATTCCGGAGAACACGGTGCGATTTAAAGCTTTTGCCGGCTTGGATCAGGGAGGTACCAGCCAGCACGGAGGAGCCACAGTCGAGTTTATGATCTCAACAGAAGACCCGGCTCCCGGAGAGGTTGATGCGGTTGCTATTCCGATTAACATGGAGGAGCTCGGGTTTACAGGCGAATGTAAAATTCGCGACCTGTGGGCGAAAAAGGACTTGGGTACCTATTCCGGTTCAGGATTTGCTCCTACGATTAACTATCATGGTGCCGGATTGTATCGCATCTCGCCTTTGTCGAAATAA
- a CDS encoding RICIN domain-containing protein, with translation MKYIFTLGITLLIIGFSQFLANAQTASTADNLVTQPIPDRTVTYSLSAPGVEKPIIWGLDLAWLDQNNIIRGSRFMGKDIVDVVRSSFMPTDPVVDGALTGTALTNTNLRINIINTWLNPSTQVVLNSDHPSIDPTLAPSNPDQAKNWAELLDVTRVMHVAAGRTVVTVSPFNEPDYSATGQGTIDDFYDIILELKKNSNFNNIRISGGNTLNDDVALEWYNYLDPAGLDEGNTHQLAGDFDHYAAFFQAVRANGDHATADELHNVMEAMVGVEYGMQTGIWWGWAEYARGEFCKASRSGGARLGYAEHRPNWTAASVYRAPDGKVQAFVGSSERQAVTTTYRFVSEDEKVYYDGNGPQRQFTVVMPGGTGYQNGQTNAERVVNITRGEDVQPAINGKYILVNKASGKVAEVADGSTTAGANLQQGTYANATYQQWNVAPVDSRIGGDFSYYTMTAVHSGKSPDVYNWSLNDGDNIATWDYTKGANQQWYLEYAGDGWFYIRSRHSALCLEGSSDNNIVQREKNINDNILWRFLPVDATVEFAAPAVPTNLTATGNASSVKLEWTASTDTDVAGYDILRASSSGGDYKTIARNVDATSCVDNTTLAGVSYFYKIRAVDKALNRSGYSDEASAASTGENDLVEYLKFEGDTKDNSLNLNHAVAKGGTFITGRQGTGALSLNGSSDFVQLPEDVANHPQISVVAWVKRNGYTVDRHIFEFSSVNDEYMYLSEATGGQMQLGIKYNGTEQTLTAPTLPVAEWAHLVVTLGDNGASMYVNGALVAESATMTIRPSDFNPFMNYIGVNSSTKKLFGGAIDDFRIYNYQLSGTQVTELYNDLTTDVYDMVMEESDLSVWPNPANDILHINYMEFSKRDFSTLQLLSMSGAVVMNIDIQSSGNTDLNVSNIATGVYLLRLTTSEGTITKKIVIKH, from the coding sequence ATGAAATACATCTTTACTTTGGGAATTACCTTGCTGATTATTGGATTCAGCCAATTCTTGGCCAATGCTCAAACTGCCAGTACCGCTGACAATTTGGTTACTCAACCGATTCCTGACCGCACAGTCACCTATAGTTTATCGGCCCCGGGGGTCGAAAAGCCCATTATCTGGGGATTGGACCTGGCCTGGCTCGATCAAAACAACATTATTCGCGGAAGCAGATTCATGGGAAAAGACATCGTTGATGTGGTGCGTTCGTCATTTATGCCAACAGATCCGGTCGTGGATGGGGCGCTTACAGGCACTGCACTCACAAATACCAATTTACGGATTAATATCATCAACACCTGGCTCAATCCATCGACTCAAGTGGTGTTGAATTCAGATCATCCGTCCATCGATCCAACGCTGGCTCCGTCAAATCCGGACCAGGCAAAGAACTGGGCTGAGCTCCTTGATGTAACCCGGGTGATGCACGTAGCTGCAGGGCGAACGGTAGTTACAGTTTCACCCTTCAATGAGCCGGATTATTCGGCTACCGGTCAAGGAACAATCGACGACTTTTATGATATCATTTTGGAGTTGAAGAAGAATTCGAATTTCAACAATATCCGCATTTCCGGAGGGAACACGCTGAATGATGACGTTGCTTTGGAATGGTACAATTACCTGGATCCTGCGGGGTTGGACGAGGGAAATACCCACCAGCTCGCAGGTGATTTCGATCATTACGCTGCATTTTTTCAGGCAGTTAGAGCCAACGGCGATCACGCGACAGCCGATGAGTTGCACAATGTGATGGAAGCGATGGTTGGTGTTGAATACGGCATGCAAACCGGCATTTGGTGGGGCTGGGCCGAATATGCACGGGGCGAGTTTTGCAAAGCCAGCAGATCTGGCGGTGCCCGATTGGGCTATGCTGAACATCGTCCGAACTGGACAGCAGCATCAGTTTATCGCGCCCCCGACGGAAAAGTACAAGCCTTTGTTGGAAGTTCAGAAAGACAAGCGGTAACCACAACTTACCGTTTTGTCTCGGAGGACGAAAAAGTTTACTACGATGGAAATGGCCCGCAGCGTCAATTTACAGTAGTGATGCCGGGAGGAACCGGCTATCAGAATGGACAGACCAATGCGGAACGTGTTGTCAATATCACCAGGGGCGAGGATGTACAACCAGCCATTAACGGCAAATATATTCTGGTGAATAAAGCCAGCGGAAAGGTTGCCGAGGTAGCAGATGGCTCAACAACTGCAGGTGCGAACTTGCAGCAAGGTACATACGCAAACGCCACCTACCAGCAGTGGAATGTGGCACCTGTCGATTCCCGGATTGGGGGCGATTTCAGTTATTACACGATGACAGCAGTACACAGTGGTAAGTCGCCCGATGTTTATAACTGGTCGCTGAATGATGGCGACAACATTGCGACCTGGGATTATACGAAAGGCGCAAATCAACAGTGGTATTTGGAGTATGCCGGTGATGGTTGGTTTTATATTCGAAGCCGCCATAGTGCCCTGTGTCTGGAGGGATCTTCGGATAATAATATTGTCCAGCGGGAAAAAAACATTAATGATAATATACTCTGGCGCTTTTTACCGGTTGATGCGACCGTTGAGTTTGCTGCTCCAGCCGTTCCGACGAATTTGACTGCAACAGGAAATGCAAGTTCTGTAAAACTGGAGTGGACAGCCAGTACGGATACAGATGTCGCTGGTTACGATATTTTACGTGCCAGTTCATCAGGTGGCGACTACAAAACGATAGCCAGGAATGTTGATGCGACATCCTGTGTTGATAATACAACGTTAGCTGGTGTTTCGTACTTCTATAAAATCAGAGCTGTAGATAAGGCTCTCAACCGTTCCGGTTATTCTGATGAAGCGTCAGCTGCTTCTACTGGCGAGAATGATTTGGTTGAATACCTCAAATTTGAGGGTGATACCAAGGATAATTCGCTAAACCTTAACCATGCCGTCGCCAAAGGAGGGACCTTTATTACCGGCCGACAAGGTACGGGAGCGTTATCACTTAATGGTTCAAGCGATTTTGTTCAGCTTCCCGAAGATGTTGCCAACCATCCTCAAATTTCGGTTGTAGCTTGGGTGAAGAGAAATGGTTATACAGTTGATCGACATATTTTCGAATTTAGTTCAGTCAACGACGAATACATGTATCTGTCGGAAGCAACAGGTGGTCAAATGCAATTGGGAATCAAGTATAATGGCACAGAGCAAACCTTGACAGCTCCGACTTTGCCAGTTGCTGAATGGGCCCACTTGGTTGTAACTCTTGGAGACAACGGAGCCTCCATGTATGTTAATGGTGCGTTGGTTGCGGAGTCAGCAACGATGACAATCAGGCCATCCGATTTTAACCCTTTCATGAATTACATTGGAGTCAATTCGTCGACCAAAAAATTATTCGGCGGAGCAATTGACGATTTTAGAATATACAATTATCAGTTGTCCGGTACGCAAGTAACAGAATTATACAACGACCTCACAACCGATGTGTACGATATGGTGATGGAAGAGAGCGACCTTTCAGTATGGCCTAACCCTGCGAATGATATCCTACACATCAACTACATGGAATTTAGTAAACGTGACTTCTCCACCTTGCAACTGTTAAGCATGAGTGGTGCAGTGGTGATGAATATCGATATTCAGTCGAGTGGAAATACCGACTTGAATGTGTCGAATATTGCTACCGGAGTTTACTTGCTCAGATTAACGACAAGTGAAGGAACAATCACAAAGAAGATTGTGATAAAGCATTAA